Proteins encoded together in one Vitis vinifera cultivar Pinot Noir 40024 chromosome 4, ASM3070453v1 window:
- the LOC100852920 gene encoding PHAF1 protein At3g51130: MLQRPRRRCEGTAMGAIVLDLKPGLGIGPFSLGMPISKAFAQIEQQPNIYDVVHVKYFDEEPLKLDIVISFPDHGFHLRFDPWSQRLRLIEIFDVKRLQMRYATSLIGGPSTLATFVAVYALFGPTFPGSYDKDRGVYTLFYPGLSFAFPIPTQYTDCCHDGEAELPLEFPDGTTPVTCRVSIYDSSTDSKVGVGSSMEKASAPPLPAGSLYMEEVHVKLGEELRFTVGGQHIPFGASPQDVWTELGRPCGIHQKQVDQMVIHSASDPRPRTTLCGDYFYNYFDRGLDILFDGQTHKIKKFVLHTNYPGHADFNSYMKCNFVIYGSDFGGSFQEVKMSKHRITPSTKWEQVKEILGDCGRAAIQTQGSTNNPFGSTFVYGYQNVAFEVMKNGYIATVTLFQS; encoded by the exons ATGTTGCAGAGACCTAGACGAAGGTGCGAGGGCACGGCCATGGGTGCCATCGTTCTGGATCTTAAGCCCGGACTTGGAATAGGGCCTTTCTCCCTTG GGATGCCGATCTCCAAAGCGTTTGCTCAAATAGAGCAACAGCCTAACATTTACGATGTTGTCCACGTCAAGTATTTTGACGAG GAGCCATTAAAGCTGGATATAGTCATTAGCTTTCCAGATCATGGTTTTCATCTTCGTTTTGATCCTTGGTCGCAG AGGCTACGCCTTATCGAGATTTTTGATGTCAAACGGCTTCAAATGCGCTATGCCACTTCTCTGATTGG GGGTCCATCAACTCTAGCTACTTTTGTAGCTGTATATGCACTTTTTGGACCAACTTTTCCAGGAAGTTACGACAAAGATAGAGGTGTTTACACTCTGTTCTACCCG GGTTTATCTTTCGCTTTTCCAATTCCCACCCAGTATACAGATTGCTGCCATGATGGAGAAG CGGAGTTGCCTTTAGAGTTCCCAGATGGTACTACTCCAGTTACATGCCGTGTGTCTATATATGATAGTTCTACAGACAGTAAGGTTGGTGTGGGATCCTCAATGGAAAAAGCTTCTGCTCCTCCATTACCTGCTGGCAGCCTCTACATGGAAGAAGTGCATGTTAAG CTTGGGGAAGAATTACGGTTTACTGTTGGTGGTCAGCATATTCCCTTTGGTGCATCACCACAG GATGTGTGGACTGAATTAGGCCGTCCTTGTGGAATCCATCAAAAGCAG GTTGACCAAATGGTAATTCACTCTGCCTCAGATCCTCGCCCACGGACAACTCTCTGTGGTGATTACTTCTACAATTATTTTGATCGTGGTTTGGACATACTATTTGATGGGCAG ACtcataaaatcaagaaatttgTCTTGCACACAAACTATCCTGGGCATGCAGATTTTAATTCATACATGAAATGCAACTTTGTTATCTATGGTTCTGATT TTGGTGGTTCTTTTCAGGAAGTAAAAATGTCCAAACACAGAATTACGCCAAGCACAAAATGGGAGCAAGTGAAG GAAATCCTTGGGGACTGTGGCCGTGCAGCTATTCAAACGCAAGGTTCTACAAACAATCCATTTGGATCTACTTTTGTGTATGGTTATCAAAATGTTGCATTTGAG GTAATGAAGAATGGATATATTGCAACTGTAACTCTCTTCCAGTCGTGA
- the LOC100854283 gene encoding probable pectinesterase 53 — translation MAMMMPKLLLLIFLLASASSTLNADGSNELVMTEEAYRSWVKRVGSFKHSVFQKAKNKLKPCLTIKVDKDQSLGHFASVQKAVDSLPVNNPCRVVISIGAGIYREKVVIPAIKAYVSLEGAGADKTIIEWNDTADLVGQTGRPLGTFGSATFAVNSPYFIAKNITFQNKAPPPPSGALGKQAVALRISADTAAFIGCKFIGAQDTLYDHMGRHYFRDCYIQGSVDFIFGNGLSLYEGCHLHAITNSVGALTAQKRDGLLEETGFSFVHCKVTGSGALYLGRAWGTFSRVVFAFTFMDKIINPSGWYAWGNKSREMTVFYGQYQCSGPGADFGRRVSWSRELTQQEAKPFISIGFVDGYEWLTNL, via the exons ATGGCGATGATGATGCCGAAGCTGCTGTTGTTGATTTTTCTACTTGCAAGTGCAAGTTCAACGCTTAATGCAGATGGGTCTAATGAGTTGGTGATGACTGAAGAAGCCTACCGAAGTTGGGTAAAACGAGTGGGCTCTTTTAAGCACTCTGTCTTCCAGAAAGCAAAGAATAAGTTGAAGCCTTGCCTAACCATAAAAGTGGATAAAGACCAGAGCTTGGGTCATTTTGCCTCCGTGCAAAAGGCTGTTGATTCGCTTCCAGTCAACAATCCATGTCGGGTGGTTATCTCAATTGGTGCAGGGATTTACAG GGAGAAGGTGGTGATTCCTGCAATCAAGGCTTATGTCAGCCTGGAAGGTGCCGGTGCAGACAAGACCATTATTGAATGGAACGACACAGCAGACCTTGTAGGCCAGACTGGACGGCCGCTGGGCACCTTCGGTTCTGCAACATTTGCCGTTAATTCTCCTTACTTCATTGCAAAGAACATCACTTTCCAA AATAAAGCACCGCCACCACCATCAGGAGCTCTAGGAAAGCAAGCGGTGGCACTAAGAATCTCAGCAGATACAGCAGCCTTTATAGGCTGCAAGTTCATTGGAGCTCAAGATACACTATACGATCACATGGGCAGGCACTACTTCAGGGACTGCTACATCCAAGGCTCTGTGGATTTCATTTTCGGGAACGGCCTCTCCCTGTATGAGGGTTGCCATTTGCACGCTATCACCAACAGCGTGGGAGCCTTGACAGCTCAGAAGAGGGATGGCTTACTTGAGGAAACTGGCTTCTCCTTTGTTCATTGCAAAGTGACTGGTTCAGGTGCCCTATACTTGGGCAGGGCTTGGGGTACTTTCTCTAGGGTGGTTTTCGCTTTCACTTTTATGGACAAGATCATCAACCCTAGCGGATGGTATGCCTGGGGCAACAAAAGCAGGGAAAT GACTGTATTTTACGGACAATACCAGTGTTCCGGGCCAGGGGCTGATTTTGGAAGAAGAGTTTCATGGTCAAGGGAGCTGACTCAACAGGAGGCCAAACCATTTATTTCAATTGGCTTTGTTGATGGCTATGAATGGCTTACAAACTTGTGA
- the LOC100852880 gene encoding protein CHAPERONE-LIKE PROTEIN OF POR1, chloroplastic encodes MEMTVSGLTGSPSRYCLHVPAQGLGSLSRQVSDSRNIVKFGENMALHCLKRSYWDISTHGYSIKKAHLIKCSMGASYGDMADDPTAIFPRINIRDPYKRLGISREASEEEIQAARNFLVQKYAGHQPSLDAIESAHDKIIMQKFYERKNPKIDLKKKVREVTQSRVMQAITSRFRTPSKNFIIKTSIAFVVLGVLTVLFPTEEGPTLQVAISLIATMYLIYDRLKSKMRAFFYGAGAFIISWLLGTFLMVSVVPPILKGPRSLEVSTSLITYVLLWVTSTYLK; translated from the exons ATGGAGATGACTGTGTCTGGATTAACTGGTAGTCCCTCGAGATATTGTCTCCATGTACCTGCACAAGGGTTAGGGTCACTGAGTAGGCAAGTTTCAGATTCTCGTAATATTGTAAAATTTGGAGAAAATATGGCATTGCATTGTCTGAAAAG AAGTTACTGGGATATTTCTACACATGGATATAGCATAAAAAAGGCTCACTTGATCAAGTGTTCAATGGGTGCTTCCTACGGTGATATGGCTGATGACCCAACTG CTATCTTTCCTAGAATCAATATAAGAGACCCATACAAACGACTTGGTATCAGCAGGGAGGCTTCTGAAGAAGAGATCCAAGCTGCAAGGAACTTCCTGGTACAGAAATATGCTGGGCACCAGCCAAGTCTGGATGCAATTGAATCTGCCCATGACAAGATAATCATGCAGAAATTTTATGAAAGGAAGAACCCAAAAATTGACTTAAAGAAAAAGGTTAGGGAAGTAACTCAGTCCCGTGTCATGCAGGCTATCACAAGCAGGTTCCGAACtccatcaaaaaatttcattataaaaacaTCCATTGCATTTGTAGTACTTGGGGTTCTTACTGTTCTCTTTCCTACGGAAGAAGGGCCGACCCTTCAGGTAGCCATTTCCCTGATCGCCACCATGTATTTGATATATGATCGGCTGAAGAGCAAAATGAGAGCTTTCTTTTATGG GGCTGGAGCTTTTATCATCTCATGGCTATTGGGAACATTCTTGATGGTGTCTGTGGTTCCACCTATACTCAAAGGTCCAAGGAGTTTGGAAGTTTCAACTTCACTGATAACCTATGTGCTTCTCTGGGTCACTTCTACATACCTAAAATAG